A section of the Pediococcus inopinatus genome encodes:
- a CDS encoding HD domain-containing protein, producing the protein MGIHQYIQSLSNLETLVRAPGIFKYQKHSVAEHSFKVAQIAQFLGDVEENSGQTINWQSLYEKALNHDYNERFIGDIKTPVKYATPKLRAMLADVEDSLSESFVNTEIPSEFRAAYRRRLSEGKDSTLEGKILSVADKIDLLYESFGEIQKGNPELTYEEIYKESLTTIVKFQSMASVQYFLNEVLPDLLREKFTDQAKLEEITRHIIS; encoded by the coding sequence ATGGGAATTCATCAGTATATTCAGAGTTTGAGTAATCTAGAGACATTAGTTCGGGCACCCGGTATTTTTAAATATCAGAAGCATTCTGTTGCTGAGCATTCCTTTAAGGTCGCCCAGATTGCGCAATTCTTAGGTGATGTTGAAGAAAATAGTGGTCAAACAATAAACTGGCAATCACTTTATGAAAAGGCCTTGAATCACGATTACAACGAACGTTTTATTGGCGATATTAAAACGCCGGTTAAGTATGCGACACCTAAATTGCGTGCCATGTTAGCTGATGTGGAAGATTCACTTTCAGAAAGTTTTGTAAATACTGAAATTCCAAGTGAGTTTCGCGCTGCTTACCGTCGCCGTTTGTCAGAAGGAAAAGATTCAACTCTGGAAGGTAAAATTCTGTCGGTAGCGGATAAAATTGATTTGTTGTATGAGTCATTTGGTGAAATTCAAAAGGGAAACCCTGAATTAACATATGAAGAGATCTACAAAGAAAGCTTAACCACAATTGTGAAGTTTCAATCGATGGCTTCTGTGCAGTATTTCTTAAATGAAGTTCTCCCAGATCTGCTGCGGGAGAAGTTTACAGATCAAGCCAAATTAGAGGAAATTACGAGACATATTATTAGTTAA